In one Oncorhynchus masou masou isolate Uvic2021 chromosome 23, UVic_Omas_1.1, whole genome shotgun sequence genomic region, the following are encoded:
- the LOC135510875 gene encoding cysteine sulfinic acid decarboxylase-like isoform X1 translates to MSQLPRFWNLGWSSFIDWWSSQSASEQDYVTTTGPSQPYGQQHLNEPLLDHREGQLFLTEAFKVILEEVLCKGIDVNEKVCEWHEPEELATLLDLELREYGEQQHQLLQRVRDVAKYSVKTNHPRFFNQLFAGVDYHALTGRFLTEALNTSQYTYEVAPVFVLMEDEVLSKLRSLVGWAQGDGIFCPGGTMSNMYAMNLARYRAFPEVKIKGQWALPRLAVFTSQESHYSVMKAAAFQGIGTENVFKVNVDDRGCMITDDLSDKIELAKSQGAVPFLVHATSGTTVQGAFDPLEPIADICDRQGLWMHVDAAWGGSVLFSKEHRHLMRGVERADSVTWNPHKMMLTGLQCSAILLKDTTDLLKRCHSADATYLFQQDKFYDMSLDTGDKSIQCGRKVDCLKLWLMWKAVGSQGLEERVDRAFAHTRYLVEKMMKREGFQLIGKPEFVNVCFWFIPPSLRGKENSPDYQDRLSKVAPVIKERMIKQGTMMVGYQPLGGRVNFFRMIVISPQLSYQDMTFFLDEIERLGNNL, encoded by the exons ATGAGTCAACTACCTAGATTCTGGAACCTGGGATGGTCTTCCTTCATTGACTGGTGGAGTAGTCAGAGTGCTTCAGAGCAAG ACTATGTGACAACTACAGGACCTTCTCAACCCTATGGTCAGCAGCACCTGAATGAACCTCTTCTGGACCACAGAGAGGGTCAGCTCTTCCTGACCGAGGCTTTTAAAGTCATCCTTGAGGAGGTGCTATGTAAGGGCATAGACGTCAACGAGAAG GTGTGTGAGTGGCACGAGCCAGAGGAGTTGGCTACTCTGCTAGATCTGGAGCTGAGAGAGTATGGGGAGCAACAGCACCAGCTGCTGCAGAGAGTACGGGACGTGGCCAAGTACAGCGTCAAGACCA ATCATCCGCGGTTCTTCAATCAGCTCTTTGCAGGGGTGGACTACCATGCCTTGACAGGACGATTCCTTACGGAGGCTCTTAACACTAGCCA GTATACCTATGAAGTAGCGCCAGTGTTCGTCCTGATGGAAGACGAGGTACTCTCCAAGCTACGTTCTCTAGTTGGGTGGGCACAGGGAGATGGCATCTTCTGCCCAGGCGGTACCATGTCTAACATGTATGCCATGAACCTAGCACGCTATCGGGCCTTCCCAGAAGTTAAAATTAAGGGGCAGTGGGCCCTCCCTCGACTGGCTGTCTTTACATCTCAAGAG AGCCATTACTCTGTGATGAAAGCAGCTGCCTTTCAGGGTATTGGGACAGAGAACGTGTTTAAGGTCAACGTGGATGATAG GGGTTGCATGATTACAGATGACCTTAGTGACAAAATTGAGCTGGCGAAATCTCAA GGGGCAGTACCATTCCTTGTCCATGCCACGTCAGGAACGACTGTACAAGGTGCCTTCGACCCCCTGGAGCCCATCGCTGACATCTGTGACAGACAGGGGTTATGGATGCATGTTGAT GCAGCCTGGGGAGGGAGTGTTCTCTTCTCAAAGGAACACAGACATCTCATGAGAGGAGTTGAGAG AGCCGATTCAGTAACTTGGAATCCACACAAGATGATGCTGACTGGCTTGCAGTGTTCAGCCATTCTGCTCAAGGACACCACG GACCTGTTGAAACGTTGCCACAGTGCAGATGCAACATACCTCTTCCAGCAGGACAAGTTCTATGACATGAGTCTGGACACAGGGGACAAGTCGATACAGTGCGGCCGTAAGGTTGACTGCCTGAAGCTGTGGTTGATGTGGAAAGCTGTGGGGTCACAAGGCTTGGAAGAGCGTGTGGACAGGGCTTTCGCCCATACAAG ATATCTGGTGGAGAAGATGATGAAAAGAGAGGGCTTTCAACTTATAGGAAAG CCTGAGTTTGTGAACGTGTGTTTCTGGTTCATACCACCCAGTCTGAGGGGAAAGGAGAACAGTCCAGACTACCAGGACAGATTGTCAAAG GTGGCTCCAGTGATAAAGGAGCGTATGATTAAGCAGGGTACTATGATGGTGGGCTACCAGCCTCTGGGTGGACGAGTCAACTTCTTTCGCATGATAGTCATCTCTCCGCAGCTCTCCTACCAAGACATGACCTTCTTTCTGGATGAGATTGAGAGGCTAGGGAATAATCTATGA
- the LOC135510875 gene encoding cysteine sulfinic acid decarboxylase-like isoform X2, translating to MSQLPRFWNLGWSSFIDWWSSQSASEQDYVTTTGPSQPYGQQHLNEPLLDHREGQLFLTEAFKVILEEVLCKGIDVNEKVCEWHEPEELATLLDLELREYGEQQHQLLQRVRDVAKYSVKTNHPRFFNQLFAGVDYHALTGRFLTEALNTSQYTYEVAPVFVLMEDEVLSKLRSLVGWAQGDGIFCPGGTMSNMYAMNLARYRAFPEVKIKGQWALPRLAVFTSQESHYSVMKAAAFQGIGTENVFKVNVDDRGCMITDDLSDKIELAKSQGAVPFLVHATSGTTVQGAFDPLEPIADICDRQGLWMHVDAAWGGSVLFSKEHRHLMRGVERADSVTWNPHKMMLTGLQCSAILLKDTTDLLKRCHSADATYLFQQDKFYDMSLDTGDKSIQCGRKVDCLKLWLMWKAVGSQGLEERVDRAFAHTRYLVEKMMKREGFQLIGKPEFVNVCFWFIPPSLRGKENSPDYQDRLSKVGGSSDKGAYD from the exons ATGAGTCAACTACCTAGATTCTGGAACCTGGGATGGTCTTCCTTCATTGACTGGTGGAGTAGTCAGAGTGCTTCAGAGCAAG ACTATGTGACAACTACAGGACCTTCTCAACCCTATGGTCAGCAGCACCTGAATGAACCTCTTCTGGACCACAGAGAGGGTCAGCTCTTCCTGACCGAGGCTTTTAAAGTCATCCTTGAGGAGGTGCTATGTAAGGGCATAGACGTCAACGAGAAG GTGTGTGAGTGGCACGAGCCAGAGGAGTTGGCTACTCTGCTAGATCTGGAGCTGAGAGAGTATGGGGAGCAACAGCACCAGCTGCTGCAGAGAGTACGGGACGTGGCCAAGTACAGCGTCAAGACCA ATCATCCGCGGTTCTTCAATCAGCTCTTTGCAGGGGTGGACTACCATGCCTTGACAGGACGATTCCTTACGGAGGCTCTTAACACTAGCCA GTATACCTATGAAGTAGCGCCAGTGTTCGTCCTGATGGAAGACGAGGTACTCTCCAAGCTACGTTCTCTAGTTGGGTGGGCACAGGGAGATGGCATCTTCTGCCCAGGCGGTACCATGTCTAACATGTATGCCATGAACCTAGCACGCTATCGGGCCTTCCCAGAAGTTAAAATTAAGGGGCAGTGGGCCCTCCCTCGACTGGCTGTCTTTACATCTCAAGAG AGCCATTACTCTGTGATGAAAGCAGCTGCCTTTCAGGGTATTGGGACAGAGAACGTGTTTAAGGTCAACGTGGATGATAG GGGTTGCATGATTACAGATGACCTTAGTGACAAAATTGAGCTGGCGAAATCTCAA GGGGCAGTACCATTCCTTGTCCATGCCACGTCAGGAACGACTGTACAAGGTGCCTTCGACCCCCTGGAGCCCATCGCTGACATCTGTGACAGACAGGGGTTATGGATGCATGTTGAT GCAGCCTGGGGAGGGAGTGTTCTCTTCTCAAAGGAACACAGACATCTCATGAGAGGAGTTGAGAG AGCCGATTCAGTAACTTGGAATCCACACAAGATGATGCTGACTGGCTTGCAGTGTTCAGCCATTCTGCTCAAGGACACCACG GACCTGTTGAAACGTTGCCACAGTGCAGATGCAACATACCTCTTCCAGCAGGACAAGTTCTATGACATGAGTCTGGACACAGGGGACAAGTCGATACAGTGCGGCCGTAAGGTTGACTGCCTGAAGCTGTGGTTGATGTGGAAAGCTGTGGGGTCACAAGGCTTGGAAGAGCGTGTGGACAGGGCTTTCGCCCATACAAG ATATCTGGTGGAGAAGATGATGAAAAGAGAGGGCTTTCAACTTATAGGAAAG CCTGAGTTTGTGAACGTGTGTTTCTGGTTCATACCACCCAGTCTGAGGGGAAAGGAGAACAGTCCAGACTACCAGGACAGATTGTCAAAGGTTG GTGGCTCCAGTGATAAAGGAGCGTATGATTAA